The Lagopus muta isolate bLagMut1 chromosome 8, bLagMut1 primary, whole genome shotgun sequence genome contains a region encoding:
- the UMPS gene encoding uridine 5'-monophosphate synthase: protein MAAGGAERVAAALLEAGAVRFGDFVLRSGIASPVYVDLRGLASRPPLLRLVADLLFQAAKDAALQYDCVCGVPYTALPLATIISSENQIPMLIRRKEAKDYGTKRLVEGTINPGETCLIIEDVVTSGSSVLETAEVLRKEGLKITDAVVLLDREQGGKARLEEHGIRLHSVCTLSEMLDILQQQGEVDVEMVEKVKNFIQGNVFEPGAQNGPTPVKRVCKELSFRARAELPGVHPVAARLFTLMEKKQTNLCLSADVTGSKELLQLAASLGPSICILKTHIDILNDFTQEVVKELRALADQHEFLIFEDRKFADIGNTVKHQYEGGVFKIASWSDVVNAHVVPGSGVVKGLKEVGLPLQRGCLLIAEMSSQGSLATGEYTKAAVQMAEDNSDFVFGFISGSRVSKKPEFLHLTPGVQLQSGGDNLGQKYLSPKEVINEKGSDIIIVGRGILSASDRLQEAEKYRKAAWESYISRLGVHA, encoded by the exons atggcggcgggcggcgcggagcgCGTGGCTGCGGCGCTGCTGGAGGCGGGCGCTGTGCGCTTCGGAGACTTCGTGCTGCGGAGCGGCATCGCCTCACCCGTCTACGTGGACCTGCGCGGCCTGGCCTCCCGGCCCCCCCTGCTCCGCCTG gTTGCTGATCTTCTGTTCCAAGCAGCAAAAGACGCTGCTCTCCAGTATGACTGTGTGTGTGGTGTTCCATACACGGCTTTGCCGTTGGCCACAATTATCAGCTCTGAAAATCAGATTCCAATGCTTATACggaggaaagaagcaaaagattATG GTACCAAACGGCTGGTAGAAGGCACCATTAATCCAGGAGAAACATGTTTGATTATTGAAGATGTGGTAACAAGTGGATCTAGCGTACTGGAAACTGCTGAAGTTCTTCGGAAGGAAGGATTAAAAATCACAGATGCTGTAGTGCTGCTGGACAGGGAGCAGGGGGGGAAGGCCAGGTTAGAAGAACATGGAATTCGCCTACACTCAGTGTGTACGTTGTCCGAGATGTTAGATattctccagcagcagggagaagtgGATGTGGAGATGGTTGAGAAGGTGAAGAATTTCATTCAGGGAAACGTGTTTGAGCCAGGTGCTCAGAATGGTCCAACTCCAGTGAAAAGAGTCTGTAAAGAGCTGAGCTTCAGGGCTcgtgctgagctgcctggggTGCATCCTGTCGCAGCCAGGCTTTTCACACtcatggaaaagaagcagacaaACTTGTGCCTTTCTGCAGACGTCACAGGATCCAAAGAACTGCTGCAGTTAGCTGCCAGCCTGGGCCCCAGCATTTGTATCCTAAAGACTCATATAGATATCCTGAATGATTTCACCCAAGAGGTAGTAAAGGAGCTGAGAGCACTCGCAGATCAACACGAGTTCTTGATTTTTGAAGACAGGAAATTTGCAGACATTGGAAACACAGTGAAACATCAGTATGAAG GTGGTGTGTTCAAAATAGCATCCTGGTCGGATGTGGTTAATGCACATGTGGTTCCTGGCTCTGGAGTTGTGAAAGGACTGAAGGAAGTGGGCCTTCCCCTGCAGCGCGGCTGCCTTCTGATTGCTGAGATGAGTTCCCAGGGGTCACTTGCAACTGGTGAATACACAAAAGCTGCA GTACAGATGGCTGAAGACaactctgattttgtttttggattCATATCTGGATCTAGAGTTAGTAAGAAACCAGAATTTCTTCACTTAACTCCAGGAGTACAGCTGCAATCTGGAG GTGATAATCTTGGGCAGAAGTACCTAAGTCCCAAGGAAGTGATTAATGAAAAAGGTTCAGACATTATTATCGTGGGACGTGGCATCTTGTCAGCTTCAGACCGTCTTCAGGAAGCAGAGAAGTACAGGAAGGCAGCTTGGGAGAGCTACATTAGCAGGCTCGGTGTTCATGCGTAA